A region of the Kaistia geumhonensis genome:
GGCGCCACGCTCGGCGCGCCCCTGGCACGAGGCGGTGATCGCCGAGCTCCATATCGGCACGGCCTCGCCGGAGGGGACCTTCGCGGGGCTCGCCCGGCGCGTCGGCCATTTCGCCGACGCGGGCTATACGGCGATCGAGCTGATGCCGATCGCCGATTTCCCCGGCTCGCACAACTGGGGCTATGACGGGGTGCTGCCCTTCTCGCCCGAGCGCAGCTACGGCACGCCGGAGGAACTGCGCGCGCTCGTCGATGCGGCGCATGAACATGGCCTCGCCGTCATTCTCGACGTCGTCTACAATCATTTCGGACCCGTCGATAACTACCTGCCGCATTACGCCAAGACCTTCTTCGACGAGAGCGTTGAGACGCCCTGGGGGGCGGGGCTCAACTTCGCCGATCCGATCGTGCGGCTGTTCTTCCTCGAGAATGTCCGGATGTGGCTCGAGGACTACGACATGGACGGGCTCCGCTTCGACGCGGTGCACGAGTTCGGCACCGAGGGCGCCGACGAGATGAAACGATCGATGGCCGCCATGGCTCGCGCGATCAAGCCGGACGCGCTGCTCATTCTCGAGAACCTCGCCAATGAAGCCGCCTGGCTGGAGCGCGACGACAGCGGGCGGCCGCTCGCCTTCGATGCGCAGTGGAACGACGACATCCACCATGTGCTGCATGTGCTGACGACCGACCAGACCGCGGGCTACTATCAGGACTTCGCCGAGCATCCGGTCGGACAGGTGGAGCGGGCGCTCTCCGAGGGCTTCGCCTTCCAGGGCGAGGTCGTCGCGCGGCTAGGCGACATGGCACGCGGCGAGCCGTCGGGTCATCTGCCGCCCTCGGCCTTCGTTTCGTTCATCCAGAACCACGACCAGATCGGCAACCAGCCGGACGGGCGCCGCCTCGCCGACAGCCTCGATGCGGAGCGGCTCGACTTCCTGCATTTCGTGGTGATGCTGTCGCCCCAGATCCCGATGTTCTTCATGGGCGAGGAGGCGCATATCCGCTCCCGCTTCCCCTTCTTCGGCGATC
Encoded here:
- the treZ gene encoding malto-oligosyltrehalose trehalohydrolase — protein: MTKGSETHPEEGHALIGSLVEGGPPTGDPDIVRSGLGIADVARGDRVGSGPEDYLTEPAPATTMSHYRFGPLLTEKGVLFRLFAPSADGVELLIPDRAPISMQRDNDGWFAAEVPGAGPGTRYCFRVGGLDVPDPASRGQEEDARGWSVVRGAMPPPAPRSARPWHEAVIAELHIGTASPEGTFAGLARRVGHFADAGYTAIELMPIADFPGSHNWGYDGVLPFSPERSYGTPEELRALVDAAHEHGLAVILDVVYNHFGPVDNYLPHYAKTFFDESVETPWGAGLNFADPIVRLFFLENVRMWLEDYDMDGLRFDAVHEFGTEGADEMKRSMAAMARAIKPDALLILENLANEAAWLERDDSGRPLAFDAQWNDDIHHVLHVLTTDQTAGYYQDFAEHPVGQVERALSEGFAFQGEVVARLGDMARGEPSGHLPPSAFVSFIQNHDQIGNQPDGRRLADSLDAERLDFLHFVVMLSPQIPMFFMGEEAHIRSRFPFFGDLRGEFREEVRAGREQQAKEFFGSEDAADLVPDPVDFGTMDMAKLDWSEFDLPERRAALDRFRHLAALRREHLWALTSTRYHGAEARTEGRAVAVEWRYDGGTLVLVMNASHEPGSIAAPAMEPIATTGDVTPETGGVRLGSWSAAIAIRPAEG